In the Natronobacterium texcoconense genome, one interval contains:
- the infB gene encoding translation initiation factor IF-2, whose amino-acid sequence MSDTDTRDPTSLRTPIVAVLGHVDHGKTSLLDKVRGSAVIEGEAGAITQHIGATAVPLDIVSSIAGDLVNPEDFDLPGLLFIDTPGHHSFTTLRSRGGALADIAILVVDVNDGFQPQTLEALDILRRSETPFIVAANKIDTVPGWNENEDSPINATYESQSDRVQGRLDEQLYEIIGNLSDEGFSADLYWRVQNFQRNVGVVPVSAMTGEGVPDLLAVMMGLSQRYMKEEMEIDVAGPGVGTVLEVKEEKGFGKTVDIVLYDGTIKADDQIVVGGQNEPIVTDVRALLQPRPLAEIRTESRFEKVDEVGAAAGIKVAAPDLEDAMAGAPVRVVRDRDLEHVVHEVEAELADIAVDTAEQGVVVKADTLGSLEAMADALDEAEVPIVRAEVGDVAPRDVSVASTAEDPKQQVILGFNVDTLSDADHRAEVDDVRIFTDEVIYQLIEDYEEFVEEIEQAQQDTILENITRPARFRILPDHTFRQNDPAVVGVEVDAGTLQNNTNVVKFDGNEPERVGGIKGIQEQGEDVDEARNGDRVSVAIDGPTVGRDIEEGDRLWAEIPEKHAKILEQELTDEIPGDELEALNMYLDKQRNRDPFWGK is encoded by the coding sequence ATGTCGGATACAGATACGCGCGACCCTACATCTCTCAGAACGCCGATCGTCGCCGTCCTCGGACACGTCGATCACGGCAAGACGAGTCTCCTCGATAAAGTCCGCGGCTCCGCGGTTATCGAGGGTGAAGCAGGTGCGATTACTCAGCACATCGGTGCGACGGCCGTCCCGCTCGACATCGTCTCCTCGATTGCGGGCGACCTCGTCAATCCGGAGGACTTCGACCTCCCCGGACTCCTGTTCATCGACACGCCGGGGCACCACTCCTTTACGACGCTTCGTTCCCGTGGCGGTGCGCTCGCGGACATCGCGATTCTCGTCGTCGACGTCAACGACGGCTTCCAGCCGCAGACGCTCGAGGCGCTCGACATCCTCCGGCGGTCGGAGACGCCGTTTATCGTCGCGGCGAACAAGATCGACACCGTTCCCGGCTGGAACGAGAACGAGGATTCGCCGATCAACGCGACCTACGAGTCCCAGAGCGATCGCGTTCAGGGACGACTCGACGAACAGCTCTACGAAATCATCGGCAACCTCTCGGACGAGGGCTTCTCCGCCGACCTCTACTGGCGGGTGCAGAACTTCCAGCGTAACGTCGGCGTCGTCCCCGTCTCGGCGATGACAGGCGAGGGCGTCCCGGACCTGCTCGCCGTCATGATGGGGCTCTCCCAGCGGTACATGAAAGAGGAGATGGAGATCGACGTTGCAGGCCCCGGCGTCGGTACCGTCCTCGAGGTCAAAGAGGAGAAAGGGTTCGGGAAGACGGTCGACATCGTCCTCTACGACGGAACGATCAAGGCCGACGATCAGATCGTCGTCGGCGGCCAGAACGAGCCGATCGTCACCGACGTCAGGGCGCTGCTCCAGCCCCGACCGCTCGCGGAGATCCGAACGGAGAGTCGGTTCGAGAAAGTCGACGAGGTCGGTGCTGCAGCCGGTATCAAGGTCGCAGCACCCGATCTCGAGGACGCGATGGCCGGCGCGCCCGTCCGGGTCGTCCGGGATCGCGACCTCGAGCACGTCGTCCACGAGGTCGAGGCCGAACTCGCCGATATCGCGGTCGACACCGCAGAACAGGGTGTCGTCGTCAAGGCGGACACGCTGGGTAGCCTCGAGGCGATGGCGGACGCGCTGGACGAGGCCGAGGTTCCGATCGTGCGTGCGGAGGTCGGCGACGTCGCCCCGCGTGACGTCTCGGTCGCGTCGACGGCAGAGGATCCAAAACAGCAGGTGATTCTCGGGTTCAACGTCGATACGCTCTCGGACGCCGACCATCGCGCGGAGGTCGACGACGTACGCATATTCACCGACGAGGTCATCTACCAGCTTATCGAGGACTACGAGGAGTTCGTCGAGGAGATCGAGCAAGCCCAGCAGGATACGATTCTCGAGAACATTACGCGACCTGCCCGGTTCCGAATTCTCCCGGATCATACGTTCCGCCAGAACGATCCCGCGGTCGTCGGCGTCGAAGTCGACGCCGGCACCCTGCAGAACAACACGAACGTCGTGAAATTCGACGGCAACGAACCCGAACGCGTCGGGGGGATCAAGGGCATTCAGGAACAGGGCGAGGACGTCGACGAGGCCCGCAACGGCGACCGCGTCTCGGTTGCGATCGACGGGCCGACCGTCGGCCGCGACATCGAGGAAGGCGACCGTCTCTGGGCCGAGATTCCCGAGAAACACGCGAAAATCTTGGAGCAGGAACTCACCGACGAGATTCCCGGGGACGAACTCGAGGCGCTGAACATGTACCTCGACAAGCAGCGCAATCGCGATCCGTTCTGGGGCAAATAA
- a CDS encoding SHOCT domain-containing protein, with product MSLLFIGWSNFWILFVIGFACVLPVATQVTYWYETRAGDRNRDQNTSENSDQHGALETLRERYASGDIDEREFERRVERLVKTESVADAETAYRNTDRSSDEPSRQVERDY from the coding sequence ATGAGCCTGTTGTTTATCGGGTGGTCGAATTTCTGGATACTGTTCGTGATCGGATTCGCCTGCGTACTACCCGTTGCAACCCAGGTTACGTACTGGTACGAAACTCGAGCCGGAGATCGAAATCGGGACCAGAATACGAGCGAAAACAGCGACCAACACGGAGCCCTCGAAACGCTTCGTGAACGATACGCCAGCGGCGACATCGACGAACGGGAGTTCGAACGTCGCGTCGAACGACTGGTCAAAACCGAATCGGTCGCGGATGCAGAAACGGCCTACCGGAACACCGACCGCTCGAGCGACGAACCGAGTCGCCAAGTCGAACGAGACTACTAG
- a CDS encoding cyclophilin-like family protein produces the protein MSDLTVTVADRVLEATWTDETPDTRAALEEALPVEGDAVRWGAELYFDVPIDAPPENAREVVPEGAIAYWPAGNKLCLFWGETPASIDGEPRAASPVTVVATLADTAPLADLEGGARVRLERAE, from the coding sequence ATGTCGGATCTCACCGTCACCGTCGCCGACCGCGTTCTCGAGGCAACCTGGACCGACGAGACGCCCGACACGCGGGCGGCACTCGAGGAGGCGCTTCCAGTGGAAGGCGACGCCGTTCGCTGGGGCGCGGAACTGTACTTCGACGTGCCGATCGACGCGCCACCAGAGAACGCCCGAGAAGTCGTTCCCGAGGGAGCGATCGCCTACTGGCCCGCGGGGAACAAGCTCTGTCTGTTCTGGGGCGAGACACCGGCCAGCATCGACGGCGAACCGCGTGCGGCCTCGCCAGTAACCGTCGTCGCCACGCTCGCAGACACCGCGCCGCTCGCGGACCTCGAGGGCGGAGCGCGGGTGCGACTCGAGCGCGCGGAATGA
- a CDS encoding PH domain-containing protein — translation MATSKTRPLPGVGEIDVGFKAAVGFYAGILVAGAVSAAGLLAGWENETVVSTFPTVVTIVTIAGIVLLDRSPGLPQRLGRNRQRRLCCYLPSIALGGTLVAYAYELVSLSSRLALLVGILFVVSIPLSIGTARMARNRYVDALAADEPTATWPLHRAGPLSSEYVATPLLILSIPAGIWLLRAGYGLSGLFLIGYGVVMLHPLWMPGAGGWDEFDPVNRRNPPELHAHEAGVLVEKPLSKRLVPWDKIEAVRLTDEELVLERRGWFDLPCDREAIDDPEGTFEGIERVRRGETVDGSK, via the coding sequence ATGGCAACCTCCAAAACCCGCCCCCTCCCCGGCGTCGGAGAGATCGACGTCGGATTCAAGGCAGCCGTCGGGTTCTACGCCGGTATACTGGTAGCCGGAGCCGTCTCGGCGGCCGGCCTCCTCGCAGGCTGGGAGAACGAGACGGTCGTCTCGACGTTCCCCACCGTCGTGACGATCGTCACGATCGCCGGAATCGTTCTCCTGGATCGCAGTCCGGGGCTCCCCCAGCGACTCGGCCGGAATCGACAACGGCGACTCTGCTGTTACCTGCCCTCGATCGCGCTCGGAGGGACCCTCGTCGCATACGCGTACGAACTCGTCTCGCTCTCGAGTCGACTCGCTCTCCTCGTTGGCATCCTGTTCGTCGTCTCGATCCCGCTGTCTATCGGCACCGCACGGATGGCCCGCAACCGGTACGTCGACGCGCTCGCGGCCGACGAGCCGACGGCGACCTGGCCGTTGCACCGTGCTGGCCCCCTCTCGAGCGAGTACGTCGCGACGCCGCTGTTGATCCTGTCGATTCCGGCTGGAATATGGCTCCTCCGTGCCGGCTACGGCCTCTCCGGGCTGTTCCTGATCGGCTACGGCGTCGTCATGCTGCACCCGCTGTGGATGCCTGGGGCGGGCGGCTGGGACGAGTTCGACCCGGTAAACAGGCGAAATCCACCGGAGTTACACGCCCACGAAGCCGGCGTCCTCGTCGAGAAACCGCTGTCGAAACGACTCGTGCCGTGGGACAAAATCGAGGCTGTCCGGTTGACCGACGAGGAACTCGTTCTCGAGCGCCGGGGCTGGTTCGACCTCCCCTGTGACCGCGAGGCCATCGACGACCCGGAGGGCACGTTCGAGGGCATCGAGCGCGTCCGCAGGGGAGAGACGGTCGACGGATCGAAATAA
- a CDS encoding CTP synthase — protein sequence MPTESDTHYDPSLGNKFIFVTGGVMSGLGKGITAASTGRLLKNAGFDVTAVKIDPYLNVDAGTMNPYQHGEVYVLEDGGEVDLDLGNYERFLDIDMTSDHNITTGKTYQHVIEKERAGDYLGKTVQIIPHITDDIKRRIREAAEGTDVCIIEVGGTVGDIEGMPYLEALRQFAHEEPEENVLFAHVTLVPYSKNGEQKTKPTQHSVKEVRSIGLQPDVIVGRCEDRLDPETKEKIALFCDIPTEAVFSNPDVEDVYHVPLMVEEEGLDQYVLEHFGMADEALPAGERSNEWREIVTTEKSGEVDVALVGKYDLEDAYMSIHESLKHAGFEVGVDVNVHWVPADEMADSYDDQLADVDGIIVPGGFGMRGSEGKIRAVQYARENDVPFLGLCLGFQMAVVEYARNVLGLEGAHSAEMDEETPHPVIDILPEQYEVEDMGGTMRLGEHTTVIEPETLAYELYGDTSCSERHRHRYEVNPEYFDQFEDEPLTFSGTAGNRMEILELETHPYFVGTQFHPEYTSRPGQPSPPFLGLVEAVLEQSTDEDTDTESETEVTH from the coding sequence ATGCCGACGGAATCGGACACTCATTATGACCCCTCGCTGGGGAACAAGTTCATCTTCGTCACCGGCGGCGTCATGTCGGGACTCGGCAAAGGGATCACGGCCGCGAGCACCGGCCGGCTCCTGAAAAACGCCGGGTTCGACGTCACCGCGGTGAAGATCGACCCGTACCTGAACGTCGACGCCGGGACGATGAACCCCTACCAGCACGGGGAGGTGTACGTTCTGGAAGACGGTGGCGAGGTCGACCTCGACCTGGGGAACTACGAACGGTTCCTCGATATCGACATGACCTCGGACCACAACATTACGACGGGGAAGACCTACCAGCACGTCATCGAGAAGGAACGCGCCGGCGACTATCTGGGCAAGACGGTCCAGATCATCCCTCACATCACCGACGACATCAAACGGCGGATCCGGGAGGCCGCCGAAGGCACCGACGTCTGTATCATCGAAGTCGGCGGCACTGTGGGGGACATCGAGGGGATGCCCTACCTCGAGGCGCTTCGCCAGTTCGCCCACGAGGAACCGGAAGAGAACGTCCTGTTCGCCCACGTCACTCTCGTCCCGTACTCGAAGAACGGCGAGCAAAAGACGAAGCCGACCCAGCACTCGGTCAAGGAGGTTCGATCGATCGGCCTCCAGCCCGACGTGATCGTCGGCCGCTGTGAGGATCGACTCGACCCCGAGACCAAAGAGAAGATCGCGCTGTTCTGTGACATTCCGACGGAGGCAGTGTTCTCGAATCCCGACGTCGAGGACGTCTACCACGTCCCGCTGATGGTCGAAGAGGAAGGACTCGACCAGTACGTCCTCGAGCACTTCGGGATGGCTGACGAGGCGCTCCCGGCGGGCGAGCGATCGAACGAGTGGCGCGAGATCGTCACCACGGAGAAGTCCGGCGAGGTCGACGTCGCGCTGGTCGGCAAGTACGACTTAGAGGACGCCTATATGTCGATCCACGAGTCGCTGAAACACGCCGGCTTCGAGGTCGGTGTCGACGTCAACGTCCACTGGGTTCCGGCCGACGAGATGGCAGACAGCTACGACGACCAGTTAGCGGACGTCGACGGGATCATCGTCCCCGGCGGCTTCGGGATGCGCGGTTCGGAAGGGAAGATTCGCGCGGTCCAGTACGCCCGCGAGAACGACGTTCCGTTCCTCGGACTCTGTCTTGGCTTCCAGATGGCCGTCGTCGAGTACGCACGCAACGTGCTCGGACTCGAGGGTGCCCACTCCGCGGAGATGGACGAGGAGACGCCCCATCCGGTCATCGACATCCTGCCGGAACAGTACGAGGTCGAGGACATGGGCGGCACGATGCGACTCGGCGAGCACACGACGGTTATCGAACCCGAGACGCTCGCGTACGAACTGTACGGCGACACCTCCTGTAGCGAGCGCCACCGCCACCGCTACGAGGTCAACCCCGAGTACTTCGATCAGTTCGAGGACGAACCGCTGACGTTCTCCGGCACTGCGGGCAACCGCATGGAGATCCTCGAACTCGAGACCCACCCCTACTTCGTGGGAACACAGTTCCACCCCGAGTACACGTCCCGTCCCGGACAGCCCAGCCCGCCGTTCCTGGGGCTGGTCGAGGCCGTTCTCGAACAGAGCACCGACGAAGATACCGATACGGAGAGCGAAACGGAGGTTACCCACTGA
- the guaA gene encoding glutamine-hydrolyzing GMP synthase codes for MVDTDTFVPDAVEEIEDEIGDANAVIALSGGVDSSVAAALAYEAIGDRLTPVYVDTGLMRKGETDQIRETFDYMESLRIVDAKDRFLEALSGVTDPEEKRSIIGEQFIREFEREAKDADADYLVQGTIYPDRIESEGGIKSHHNVGGLPEVVDFDGIVEPVRDLYKDEVREVARHLGLDEIVAERMPFPGPGLAVRVIGEVTEEKLEVARHACHVVEDELEEYEPWQALAAVIGKATGVKGDNRVHGWVVSVRSVDSRDGMTAKAQEIDWDTLQRIQSRITGQNENVARVVYDVTHKPPATIEYE; via the coding sequence ATGGTCGACACTGACACGTTCGTACCCGACGCAGTCGAAGAGATCGAAGACGAAATCGGCGACGCAAACGCCGTCATCGCCCTCTCGGGCGGCGTCGACTCCTCGGTCGCCGCGGCACTCGCATACGAGGCCATCGGCGACCGGCTCACCCCGGTCTACGTCGACACCGGCCTGATGCGCAAAGGCGAGACCGACCAGATCCGCGAGACGTTCGACTACATGGAGTCGCTGCGGATCGTCGACGCCAAGGATCGCTTCCTCGAGGCGCTCTCGGGCGTCACCGACCCCGAGGAGAAGCGCTCGATCATCGGCGAGCAGTTCATCCGTGAGTTCGAGCGCGAGGCGAAAGACGCCGACGCGGACTATCTCGTCCAGGGGACGATCTACCCCGACCGTATCGAGAGCGAGGGTGGGATCAAGTCCCACCACAACGTCGGCGGCCTCCCAGAGGTCGTCGACTTCGACGGCATCGTCGAACCCGTCCGCGACCTCTACAAGGACGAAGTGCGGGAGGTCGCACGCCACCTCGGTCTCGACGAAATCGTCGCCGAACGGATGCCGTTCCCCGGCCCCGGCCTCGCAGTCCGCGTCATCGGTGAAGTCACCGAGGAGAAACTCGAGGTCGCACGTCACGCCTGCCACGTCGTCGAAGACGAACTCGAGGAGTACGAACCGTGGCAAGCCCTCGCCGCGGTGATCGGCAAGGCGACGGGTGTCAAGGGCGACAACCGCGTCCACGGCTGGGTCGTCTCCGTCCGTTCGGTCGACTCCCGTGACGGCATGACCGCCAAAGCCCAGGAGATCGACTGGGACACCCTCCAGCGCATCCAGTCGCGCATCACCGGCCAGAACGAAAACGTCGCCCGAGTCGTCTACGACGTGACCCACAAACCACCGGCGACCATCGAGTACGAATGA